Proteins encoded together in one Mycobacterium sp. MS1601 window:
- a CDS encoding acyl-CoA thioesterase, with protein sequence MTADERELTSSDFGVHWPVLTRWTDNDMFGHLNNAVYYSLFDTAINAWIQTSTGVDPVTAPWLGVVAESGCRYFAELKFPDPLMVGLSVARLGRSSVTYRLCVFRSRAGETDQQHPVAAVGHWVHVYVDRETRKPIPIPDVIRPLLDTATAPS encoded by the coding sequence GAGTGCACTGGCCGGTGTTGACCCGCTGGACCGACAACGACATGTTCGGTCATCTGAACAACGCGGTGTACTACTCGCTGTTCGACACCGCGATCAACGCCTGGATCCAGACCAGCACCGGGGTCGATCCCGTGACGGCGCCATGGCTGGGGGTGGTGGCCGAGTCGGGCTGCCGTTACTTCGCCGAACTGAAGTTCCCCGACCCGCTGATGGTCGGCCTGTCGGTGGCCCGGCTGGGTCGCAGCAGCGTCACCTACCGACTGTGTGTGTTCCGGTCCCGGGCCGGTGAGACCGATCAGCAGCATCCGGTGGCCGCCGTCGGGCACTGGGTGCACGTCTACGTGGACCGGGAAACCCGGAAGCCGATCCCGATTCCGGACGTCATCCGCCCGTTGTTGGACACCGCCACGGCGCCGTCGTGA
- a CDS encoding VOC family protein, with protein MTLPFDHAGIESLDIEADVALYTLAMGLRLVRWGSHRTTGRRIAMMHDGMGVKLELIEVAVRDGAWAHIAFRSSDVATDHDRAVAAGFLSVQGCTRIEPALATTAFVRSPSGTLVQLIQYDDASPDLVTPEGVTTAPWRCPTTGG; from the coding sequence ATGACGCTGCCGTTCGATCATGCCGGAATCGAGTCGCTGGACATCGAAGCCGATGTCGCGCTCTACACCCTGGCCATGGGTCTACGACTTGTCCGCTGGGGCAGTCATCGCACCACCGGTCGACGGATCGCAATGATGCACGACGGGATGGGCGTCAAACTGGAACTCATCGAAGTGGCTGTGCGTGACGGAGCATGGGCGCACATCGCATTCCGTTCGTCAGACGTCGCCACCGACCACGACCGTGCGGTCGCCGCGGGGTTTCTCAGCGTGCAGGGTTGTACCCGAATCGAACCCGCCTTGGCGACGACAGCCTTCGTCCGGTCGCCTTCCGGGACCTTGGTCCAGTTGATTCAGTACGACGACGCCAGCCCTGATCTTGTGACCCCTGAGGGAGTCACGACGGCGCCGTGGCGGTGTCCAACAACGGGCGGATGA